From the genome of Rhodohalobacter sp. SW132:
ATTACTCTGTTCGCAATTCCCTGGAAAACGGGGAAAGATGAAGTCTACTATCTATGCGGTAATTTCTCGGCTGGTGAAATGAAATCAAATGTAATCAGGCAACTGGAAACAGCTAACCTGTCCAGATATACACACAAAATTGATGTAAACGGATCAGTTATTGTGTTCAGTAGTCGGCTCTTTTTTGTTACGAATCAATGTTTTATCAAATTAGATTCAAGTGAAAAAGTTGTGCTTGCGAGCTATAAGTAAACCTAACAATCGGTTACGGCGAACTCGAACACGGCTTGGACCTTTAATTATTAATTACTCGGCTCGCCGCTTAATCGCCAGGCCGTTATACGGCTTAAAATAAACTTCAGTAAAGAGATTGGAGTGTAACATGAAACAATATATTGACGGATTTGTACTCCCGGTTCCACGAATTCACCTGAACGAATACAAGGGTGTGGCTGAAAAAGTAGCTGAAATTTGGAAAGAATATGGTGCAATTGCTTATTTCGAGTATGTCGGAGAAGATTTAGAATTGGAAGGAACACGTTCTTTCATTGAAGTAATGGATTTGAAAGAAGATGAAGCAATTGTATTTGGATGGGTTTTGTTTCCTTCGAAAGAGACTCGTGATTTAGCAAACGAACAAGTTCCCAACGACCCAAGGATGGCAGAATTAGTCGCACCGTTGACCGACCCTAAAAGATTAATTTTTGATGCCGAACGAATGGTGTATGGAGGCTACCGGTCGTTCGTTTAATCATCCAAATCATCCAGTCAGAGCGCGTATAACATCTTTAAAATGGACCTTGTCAAGGATATTATAGTTTTCCCGCATAAATTTACAAATAGGTCTTAATGATTAAGTTCAATAAAATGAAAAGAATATTATCATATGTTTAGGCTCTCACAGTATCTTTCTATTTTGGATTCTCATTTAGCGAAATAGTTACCAATCAAACCGATATACAAACAGATATGAATCGAGTGACAGGAGTGGGGGGAATATTTTTTAAGAGTGAAGATCCTGAAAAAATTAAACAATGGTATAAGAAGCATTTAGGACTTCAAACTGATCAATGGGGTACAAATTTTGAATGGAGACAAGCAGAAGACAGTACTAAAAAGGGATTTACTCAATGGAGCCCATTTAGTGAGACCACTTCTTATTTTGAACCTTCACAAAAGGATTTCATGATCAATTATCGAGTTCAAAATCTTGAGTGGTTAGTTGATCAACTCGAAGAAGAAGGAGTGAAAGTATTGGATGAAATTGAGACTCATGAGTACGGTAAGTTTGTTCACATTTTAGATCCGGAAGGTAATAAGATTGAGTTATGGGAACCATACGATGAAGAATATGACAAAATTGTTGAAGGTCGGACAAAATAGTTTTGTGAACATGAGCGCAATGTCGTTATTAGCATATAAGTTTTTTAAAAATTTACCTATGAGTATAGAATAATGTTTGCTGTTCGTGAATCAGGCTGGGGGGTAATTAGCATATTTTTGCTGCTTCAAGCTATTCTAATTGTAGTCTTAGTTCATTACTCTCCACAGATTTTTATTCCGATTGCGCAAAAGACGCAGTGGATCCTTCATCCGGATTTGTTATTTGCCGCTACTCTATTTCTGATTGTTATAGTTGGTATTTTATTTGTTTACGGGCGGTTGAAACCAGTTGATATCGGTTTACATTTTCCTCAAATACCGGTTGCACTCTTGATTACAGCCGGATTATGGGTAATTACCCAAACATCATTGATTCTTACCTCTTTGATTGTCACAGGTACGGTGGAGACACACTCTGACTGGAGTCAACCAGGAGTTATTGCTAACCTGGGCTTTTTTGCAGCCATGCTGCTGGGTATGGCTACGTATGAGGAGGTTGCATTCCGCGGATATCTTTTTCCCCAGCTATATAAGAAATTCGGAGGTTCACACAACCTGCGTTTGCTCTATGCTGCTGTTGTTTCATCATTTCTATTTGCAATCGTACATATTCCAACTCGAATAATTAATGCTCAGATGTCGGTAGATGAGCTGTTTGTACAAATGGCAATTCTGACCGTAGCTGGTCTTATTGGCGTTGCGCTGTATGTTCGAACCCAAAACCTGTTTGTAGTTATTGGGATACATGCCTTGATAAATGCTCCTTTGCCACTTGTGCATTCACCCGTGTCACCTTTTATTATTACATCGGTGTTATCCGGGATTCTGTGGATTATATGGCCATATTTACAAATTAAAACTCCTTCCAAATTTACATAGTTTTAAAGCCTATGCCCCATTTCAGATTTTAATGCGCATTCATTAAATTACAGATACGCATTCACTTAAATCTTCTGTTATGAGCAAAAAAACACTCAATCTCACCATCGAAGAAAGCATCAAAGTGCGGGCCAAGCGGATTGCGAAAAGTCGCGGAATCAGTGTCTCGCAGTTAGTTGAACAGGCAATCATCCGCGAGGAAGATCCGGAGGAGTTTACGCCAGAACCGGGAAGCGGAGTTGAACAGTTAATGAATGCTATACCCGAATCTCAGAAACTGGATAACTACAATTACAAAAAGTTGAAATTAGAAGCCCTTAGAAAGAAATATGACCTCTAATAGAGTTCTGATTGATACAGATATATGCATTGATGCAATTCAAAAAAGGAAGCCTTTTGACGTTCAGGCACAGATAATTTTTGATTATTCTGAGAAAGGTATCATAGAGGGTTTCGTGGCAGCACATAGTTTCGATACGATATTTTACATTCTTAGTCAGACAGCATCTCAACAAAATGTGTATCAGGCTATTAATGGACTTCGAAGAACCGTTGATATTGCAAATGTGTCAAGAGAAGTAATCGATCAGGCTCTCAAAATAAAATGGCCCGACTTTGAAGATGCTATCCACTACCAGGCAGCACTTGCTGCGGGGTGTGATGCTTTGGTAACCCGGAATCCAGGCGATTTTAAAAGTGACGACCTGCCAGTGTTATCACCTCAACAATTTTTGTCTGAAATCAGAGAAAGTGAGGGCTGATAGGATATTTCTGTTACCTGGTGACATCTTCAGAGTAGTGAATGCTGTGGCACAACAAAATACCATCGCATAAATCCTTTGTCAGAGGGATATTCATGACGGTGAAAGAACCGCACCGAAGGATTTCAGGGAGACATTGCGGATCTGCTGGCCAAATCGCTTTTCTAACAACTACTCAAAACCATTACAGAATTGCATTTTTACCAGAGGAATAGTACACTTAACCGATTAAGTTGAAGCGAGAAAAATCAATATTCTACCGATCCTTCTACCATTATAATGAACTATGCATTCACACCGTCAATCGGTTCCCAAAATTGTGAATTGAATAAAAATAAAACAGCAGCCTTAAGAATATTACTATAAAAAGTTAACCACATGAATACCCTCAAAAATCATGTTCTTTCGATCTTCATTTTTTACTTTGCAATTACTTTATTTTTCCTGACTGGAAGCAATTCAGATGGTGGCCATAAATCTGTTGACCAGGAGAACAGTATCGATCGTCATGCACTTGTCACCCGTCATAACCCCGTGCTGACTGAAATAAATCGATTATCGCCTCTCTCGGTGGGTAACGGCGAATTTGCCTTTACGGCGGATATCACCGGGTTGCAGACCTTTACCGATTTTTATAACCGGGATGAAGACAACGTTCCCGCTCCCGGTCCTGATGGTTTTCTACAGCAAAGAGAGATTGAAGGGGCTTCTCCTCTTGCCACACAATCGCAATGGGGATGGCACAGTTTTCCGAATCCGGAAGGACATACCATGGCCGACGCCACCCGCATGTATGATTCCCATGGGCGTGATGTGCCCTACGCCAGCTTGCAAAACACACCTGCAGGGGACTGGCTTCGGGAAAATCCGCATCGCCTCAACCTTGCGCGGATCGGTTTTGAACTAAAAAAGAGTGATGGTACTGTTGTAGATATTGAAGAGGTCGAATCGGTCCGGCAAGAGCTGGACTTATGGAGCGGCACCCTTCACAGCCAATTTGAGGTGGAAGGAAACCCGGTTTCCGTAGAAACTCGTGTGCATCCTGACCATGATATGCTTGCGGTTACGGTCGATGCATCCTCACTTTCGCACGAACAGATCGGGGTGGTGATTGCATTTCCGTACGGCAGGGGACTTCATGCCGGGGACCCGTCCGACTGGTCGAAACCCGAACATCATACAACGAATTCCATCAGCAACGGAGATGACTACCGGGAGTGGCACCGTATTCTCGACGAGGATGAATATTTTGTAAAGCTGGCATGGGACGAGCGTGGTGATGTTGAGAAGCGGGCCGATCACGAGTATTTTCTTTCCTTTTCCGATACCGGAAACCCTCTCTCATTTACCGTTGCATTTTTGGAGGAACAAGTCACGGATGACCTGCCTGATGCCTATTCCACAAAAGAGACTGTTGAAGGGTGGTGGAATGATTTCTGGCTGAGAGGTGGCGCGATTGACCTGTCAGAGAGCAGCGACCCGAGGGCTCATGAGCTGGAAAGGCGAATCGTTCTTTCTCAATACCTGATGGCGATCCAGAGTTCTGGTTCTATGCCGCCACAGGAAACAGGGCTTACATATAATAGCTGGTTCGGTAAATTTCATCTTGAAATGCATTGGTGGCACGGCGTCCATTTTGCATTATGGGATCGCCTGGATATGCTCGAAAACAGCCTGGATTGGTATGATGAGATTATGCCCGTTGCCCGTGCAGCTACTGAACTGCAAGGATACGAGGGGATACGATGGCCCAAAATGGTAAGTCCGGACGGCCGTGATTCACCATCCGGTGTGGGAGTTTTCCTGGTATGGCAGCAGCCTCATCCTATCTATTACGCTGAACTGGTACACCGGCAAAAACCCGGTCAGGAAACTTTAGAACGATTTCGGGATGTCGTCTTCGAAACCGCTGATTTCATGGCGAGCTACCCCAGCTGGGTTGAAGAAAAAGGAGAATATGTGCTTGGGCCGCCATTGATTCCCGCACAGGAAATCTTCCCGCCGGAGGAGACGTTTAACCCTGGTTTTGAACTTGCATACTGGAAATTTGGACTGGAAACCGCACAGCAATGGCGTGAAAGACTGGGATTGGAAAGAGATCCCGAATGGGACAGGGTTCTGGAAAACCTCTCCCCACTGCCGGAGAAGGACGGTTTATATGTAAATACTGAGTCGCATCCCAATACCTTTACCGATGCGAACGAGCGACGAGATCATCCCACCTTACTGGGTTCGTGTGGATTTTTACCCTGCAATGGGGTTGACAGGGAGAAGATGAGAAGAACCCTGCACGAGGTGATGGATTCCTGGAACTGGGATCACACCTGGGGCTGGGATTACCCCCTTGTTGCGATGACGGCGGCCCGGGTGGGGGAACCAGACATTGCTATCGACGCATTGATGATGGATGTTCAAAAAAACACGTATCTGCCCAATGGCCATAACTACCAGGATACAAGACTCACCCTATACCTTCCCGGCAATGGCGGAGTACTTACGGCTGTTGCCATGATGGCCGGCGGATGGGATGGCGCACCGGATATGGATGCTCCCGGGTTTCCACAGGATGGGAGCTGGGTAGTAAGGCACGAGGGGTTGATCACAATGCCGTAGTAAACAGAAATTTCTGTCGGCGGGTAGCAGAATCAGCAAAAAATGCAAAAGCTGGTAGCTCAGATGCATAAGAAATAGTAATCTCATCAAAAAAAAGCAGTTCTGCTATCAACAGAACTGCTTTCGGATACTACGAATTATAAATGCAGTGATGTACATTTATAGTCTTGATTATTGGGGTTCCACTACTGTATTGGCATCAAAAATAGCTGCTGTTTGAGCTAAAACCCGGCCATTGAGTGAGGCGCCGGTATTCAGTGTGATGCCTGTCATCGAAAGGATGATACCCTCAAAATGCGAGGTTGTGCCTATCGTTGCTTCTCCCGCTACCTGCCAGAAGATATTTTTGGCTTGTGCACCGCCGCTTAGGGTAATGGTAACATCTGAACTCATGGTGATATTTTCGGCGATCTGCAAAATCCAGACATCATTTTCATCACCTGAAAACGTTACATCTTCAGTAACCAGAACGGTGTTGCTCCATTTGTACAGGCCGGGTGAAAGTGTTCTGCCGCCAATTTCACCGGTGTAGAGTTCGACAAAATCGGGTGCTGTTCGTCCAGCGGCATCGTCGTACGCAGTGGTCATATTTTCAACGGCTGTTGTTAAGTTTGCAGGTGTTGGGTCCGTCATATCAGCGGCGTAAATTCTTCCGGTAACCTGGTCAGATGTTGAATACCCTGTTGCTGATGTCTGTGAAAAGCCTGTAATAAAGCTTTCGGCCATTGGACTTAATCCCAAATCGCCTGTAAAAGCGGATGTCGTGTTATTATTTATAGCCGATTTTGCCAGAACAACATAATTTCCGGCTGTTCCGAGATCTACAGCTTCCAGCTGGTCACTGCTGCCTCCGGTTGTGAAACTCCACGAATTATCATTGGCAAGCGCAACACCTTCGAGACTTCTGGCATCGGCTGATACAGTTACGGTGTAATCAGTTTGGGCAGCCAAAACATTTTCAGAAGTAAACGTGGCCGTAGTACCGGAATAGTCTACACTTCCGCTAACGGGTGTCGATCCTTCCTGAAGTCTAATGGTTGAGTTGTTAATCGTTGACGGATCCATTGCCTGATCGAAGGTGATTTCCACAACCTTGTTTCGCTCAATATTATTTTCATCATTCATCGGACTGGTAGAGTAAATAACAGGTGCATCGGGATCGATATCAGGATCTGTACTATTATCACTGCACCCAATCATAAATGAGGTTAAAAAAAGTGACGCCATCAGTATGGCACTAAAAAATGTATTTGCTTTCATAAGAATGGGATTGCCTGATTTGTCAGGTTTTTGTGATATGATTAACACACCAACAAGATATCTCATCAGGCTGCAATAAGTGTTACAAGAGGGTGTGCCTGAGGTTGCATGTATCACTGAATCTGACCGATATAGCTGACTTAGTGATTTTACAGCAGTTACAGGTGGCCGACACAAAACTGCCAGGACTCTTGAAGGAAGCTGAAAGACTCGGCTGTCTGCAAAATCCATTTCCCCTATTCGAAAGCGTGTTTT
Proteins encoded in this window:
- a CDS encoding DUF1428 domain-containing protein — its product is MKQYIDGFVLPVPRIHLNEYKGVAEKVAEIWKEYGAIAYFEYVGEDLELEGTRSFIEVMDLKEDEAIVFGWVLFPSKETRDLANEQVPNDPRMAELVAPLTDPKRLIFDAERMVYGGYRSFV
- a CDS encoding VOC family protein, producing the protein MNRVTGVGGIFFKSEDPEKIKQWYKKHLGLQTDQWGTNFEWRQAEDSTKKGFTQWSPFSETTSYFEPSQKDFMINYRVQNLEWLVDQLEEEGVKVLDEIETHEYGKFVHILDPEGNKIELWEPYDEEYDKIVEGRTK
- a CDS encoding CPBP family intramembrane glutamic endopeptidase, translating into MFAVRESGWGVISIFLLLQAILIVVLVHYSPQIFIPIAQKTQWILHPDLLFAATLFLIVIVGILFVYGRLKPVDIGLHFPQIPVALLITAGLWVITQTSLILTSLIVTGTVETHSDWSQPGVIANLGFFAAMLLGMATYEEVAFRGYLFPQLYKKFGGSHNLRLLYAAVVSSFLFAIVHIPTRIINAQMSVDELFVQMAILTVAGLIGVALYVRTQNLFVVIGIHALINAPLPLVHSPVSPFIITSVLSGILWIIWPYLQIKTPSKFT
- a CDS encoding DUF6364 family protein, which translates into the protein MSKKTLNLTIEESIKVRAKRIAKSRGISVSQLVEQAIIREEDPEEFTPEPGSGVEQLMNAIPESQKLDNYNYKKLKLEALRKKYDL
- a CDS encoding PIN domain-containing protein, yielding MTSNRVLIDTDICIDAIQKRKPFDVQAQIIFDYSEKGIIEGFVAAHSFDTIFYILSQTASQQNVYQAINGLRRTVDIANVSREVIDQALKIKWPDFEDAIHYQAALAAGCDALVTRNPGDFKSDDLPVLSPQQFLSEIRESEG
- a CDS encoding ice-binding family protein; protein product: MKANTFFSAILMASLFLTSFMIGCSDNSTDPDIDPDAPVIYSTSPMNDENNIERNKVVEITFDQAMDPSTINNSTIRLQEGSTPVSGSVDYSGTTATFTSENVLAAQTDYTVTVSADARSLEGVALANDNSWSFTTGGSSDQLEAVDLGTAGNYVVLAKSAINNNTTSAFTGDLGLSPMAESFITGFSQTSATGYSTSDQVTGRIYAADMTDPTPANLTTAVENMTTAYDDAAGRTAPDFVELYTGEIGGRTLSPGLYKWSNTVLVTEDVTFSGDENDVWILQIAENITMSSDVTITLSGGAQAKNIFWQVAGEATIGTTSHFEGIILSMTGITLNTGASLNGRVLAQTAAIFDANTVVEPQ